The nucleotide sequence TCCCTACAATTGTTTCGCCATTGGATAGAATTACTTTTTTTAAGTTCCATGAAATTATATAATTTCCACGGCTTGCCCTAGCAAATGATCCACTTCGCACGAATTGCTCATAATTTATGTCAACCGAATCATAAGATCCACCGAAATAAAATGTATTACCCTTATCATCTAATATTGTAAAGTAATTACTTGTGTCCACATTATTCATTGCTGAAGGACATCCATTTATTCCTGAAGATGTAAAAAACACTTTCAAATTACCTGTTTCGCTAACTACTTCTGGAGTATTTTGTCCCCAATTATCAAAAATAAAATAACCCTTATATCCAAAAAAATCAAAATAAAAAATGTCTGGATTAAAGTCTGTCTTTTTTGTACTTAAACCATTATTTAAAGGATCTAGAAGAAGTTTTTTTTTCGTATAAGTTCGAGATAAATTTGACGTTTCATTTATACAATCTTGGGTATAAAAATCTCGTTCTTCTGCACGGCGCCCACCTTTCATCAAAAGATCTCTCCTAGGTATTCTAGTAATTTGTCCAAATAATGCACCATTCCAGTTTATTCCAAATATACTTTCATCATCAAAATTATTAAAACCATTGGCATTATTATAAATTCTATTTGACAATTCTAAATTACCTACAGGAATGCTAAATAATGGAATTGAAACATCTACTCTTCCTTCATTTAAGGCAACTGAGGAATTAATTTTTTTTATTAAACTAAAGTTTTCGATTGGTCCGTCTTGTGCTTTAGTATACATTATAAAAAATGATATAATAAATAATATTTGTAATTTCTTTCTCATAATGTTAGTTTTCATTTTTTCACAATTTTAGCATTCAATTTTTTCTCTCCGGTCACAGCAGTCAATACATAGACACCTTGCGGCAACTTGCTCGTATTAATTTTAGTCACTTTATTCTTAGTTTTCAAAGTCTGAACTTGTCTTCCGCTCATATCCGTCAGCACGATCTCCATCTCCCCAACACTCTCACGCTCCAACTCAGAAATCTCCACATAAGCAAAATCCTTCACAGGATTAGGATAGATTCTAATGTCTTTATTTTCCACCAAATCATCCAGCTGCTTGTCGCCAAGCTTTAGAACTTTCCAGTTTTCCTGTCCCAATTGCTCGGCAGAAGTCCCTGCGAGTAGAAACGTACCATCGTTTTGCAATTTAGCACTCACCAGTCTTTCTTCATTCTTCTTTTCCTTGCCTTCCACGTATTGGCGCCATTCTTCCTTGCCATTTTGGTCGATGTAAAGCATCCAAAACTTTTCATCATCCTTCTTCACCTTTTCCTCCGCCTGTGTGTAACCGCCGATTAAAAATCCTCTGTCTTCACTAAAATTTTCCTTGTTTGTTTTTCTTATTACGTCCAAACTCATCGCCACATCTCGATTCCCAAAACTGTAGGACTTCTGCCAAATTTCATTGCCCGATTGATCCAGATTAATAAGCCATAGATCTGTTCCTTCTTTTGTGTTGTCCCTCTTGTTGCCGGATGATTGGCTTGTGGTTTCGCCTGCTACCAGGTAGCCGGTGTCGGTGTAAGCCACGCTTTTCGGGCGGTCATCGCCACTGCCGCCATACGATTTTTGCCATTCCACATTGGCATTTTTATCTAATTTTACAATCCAAAAATCCCCTGCGCCAAAGCTGTCCTCGGTTTTTGGTTGTAGGTTGATGGCTGTTGGTTTTTGGTTTTTGATTTCATCTGAGCTTCCAAATTGCACCATACTTTGTACATCATACATTTTACTTTGTACAGATGAACTCGTGGAGTATATAAGCACAACAGCACCGCCATCCGGTGTGGCAATCATATCCGTCACTTCGTCCACCGAAGCGCCGCCAAGAATCGTAGTTTGTTTCAGTTGTCCGTCTTTGTCCAGTTTGGAAACGAACACATCCTTCGAGCCGAAGGCTTTGGAACCGGGAGCAGAAACAAATGATCCTGCCACAAAGAAGCCCTGATCTGTAGATTGCACAATGGCAGAAGCCTCGTCATTGCTCCTCGTGCCAAAGGTTTTCTGCCAAAGTTCTTCGCCATTTTCATCCAGACGAAGCATCCAAACATCGCTGCCGCCAAGGTTATTGTCTTTCTTATCGCCTGATTGATTGGAAAATGAAGTTCCTAAAATGGCAAAACCCCCTTCCTGAGTGGCAACAGTGCTCATCAAATAATCGTGTCTTGAACCGCCGAAATATTTTTCCCAAACTTGCTGACCTTGCTGGTCCAGCTTCAGGATATGATATTGATAGCCATTGTTAGTGTGATTAGCTCCCTCTCCGTTGGAGAGAGCCGGGGTGAGGATAGAACTTCCCGAAAGAAGAATTTGTCTGTCTATCGTAGAAGTCATTGTGGTGAGTAGATCCTGGGTGCTGGATGCGATATCCCGCTGCCAGCTCACCTGTTGCGAAAACAGAACAGCTGATCCCAGTACCAGAATGCTGGTAAAGCGCTTTTTCATCATTTGAGTTTTAATAGTTATTATTCTTATTATCATACACTGCCGCAATAATAGCAACAGCCAACGCCAAAACCTGACGCTTTATTTACATTTTTTTTATTAATATTCACGCTATAAAAAAAGCGTGGAACTATGTTTATTGCTCTGGAGGTACTGGTATACCCGAACACAAATAAACAAGTCCACGCCGAAGCGTGAACATTGCTTATTCCTGTGTTCTATTAAATTACCAGTTTTCCAGAACAAGAAAAGCTAATGCTTTAAATTTTTTCGTTAATGTTGGCCGCTAAAATAGAAAAAAATTTTTAAATACCGCATTTTTTTATTTTTTAAATAAAAAAATATTAATTTTGGTAGGTAACGTTAAAATATTTACACAAATGAGTTCAACATCAGAAAAAGGCCATGCCAAAAATTTGGCAAACGCCGCCCTGCTTAGCAGTTACATTGCTCAGCTTTCCGCCATCTACAAACCAAGTAATCCGCTTTTGAGTCCGGACAGTTTACAAAGCCTTTATAATCAGGCTGTCTCAGACCAGCAGGCTGTCTACAACACTTTACCGCCATACACCCTGGCTGTAGACAGCAGGGAAGCGGTTTTTGCACCGCTGAGCAAAAAAGTGACCAAGCTTAGAAAAGTCTATAAAGCCATCAGTGGGGTCACACCGGCACAGGTGGAGGATTTTATGACCTTGGCAAGAAAGCTGAAAGGCATGCGTAGCACAAAGCCTGCACCGCCGGAGAATCCCGGAGAGAATCCCCCGCCACAGGTCTCTGTATCACAGATGAGTTATGACCAGCGTACTGCAGGCTTTACACAGCTTGTAGAGTTCATTCAGAGCACCCCAAATTACAATCCTAATGAAACGGAGTTTACCGTAGCAACATTATTTGCGGAAAGGGATGCGATGCTGCAGGCTACACAGACAGTGGCAGACACATACATTCCGCTAAATATGGCGAGAACTTCCAGAAACCGCTCGATGTATCTTGCAGAAAATAATCTGGTAGACACATATAACAAAGCAAAAGATTATCTCTTTACCATTCTGGATGCCAACACGCCGCTATATAAGGCCATATCTAAAATTAAATTCAAAAAACAATAAATTGGGAATAGACCAGACCTGCAATCTTGCGGGTCTTTTTTATTTCCTTTTTTTCAATTCAGATTAACCCTTTCGCCGAAATGAAATAAGCTTACGCTAAAATAGAATAAGCTCCAGCCAAAGTAGAATAACCTTCCGCCAAAATAGAATAAGCTCCCGCCAAAATGAAATAAGCGTCCGCCAAAGTAGAATAAGCTTCCGCCGAAATAGAATAGCCTTCCGCCGAAATAGAATAAGCGTCCGCCAAAGTAAAATAAGCTTTTGCCAGAAATATTTTATCTATAAAATAATTCTCAGGAAAAGAACAAACAAAAAACCACCTCTTTCGAGATGGTTTTATATTTAAAAACTGGGAAATATTATTCTTCAGTTTTTTCTTCTGTAGAAGTTTCTGCAGCAGGAGTTTCTTCCACTTTAGCTTCAGCAGTTTCAGCAACAGGAGCAGTTTCTTTCTTTGCAGTAGATCTTCTGCTTCTTCTTGTTGTTTTCTTTTCAGCTTCGTTTGGATTGTAGATCTCGTTGAAATCTACCAACTCGATTAGTGCAGTATCAGCAGCATCACCAGGTCTGAAACCAGTCTTGATGATTCTTGTGTAACCACCATTTCTTTCAGCTATTTTTGGAGCTACAGTTCTGAACAATTCAGTAACCGCTTCTTTACTTTGCAAGTAAGAGAAAACGATTCTTCTATTGTGAGTTGTATCTTCTTTAGCCTTAGTAAGGATTGGTTCCACGTAAACTCTTAAAGCTTTCGCTTTAGCAACAGTAGTGTTGATTCTTTTATGTTCAATTAGGGAACAAGCCATATTAGAAAGCATTGCTTTTCTGTGTGGTGCAGTTCTACCTAAGTGATTTATCTTTTTTCCGTGTCTCATTTTGAGGATTATTTATCAGCGTCTAACTTATATTTTGCAACATCAAACCCGAAATTTAGTCCTTTTGAGTGAACCAATTCTTCAAGTTCTGTTAAAGATTTTTTACCAAAATTTCTGAATTTCATCAAATCAGACTTACTAAAAGAAACTAACTCACCAAGTGTTTCTACTTCAGCAGCTTTCAGACAGTTAAGGGCTCTTACAGATAGATCCATATCTGCCAATTTCGACTTAAGTAATTGTCTTGTATGAAGTGTTTCTTCGTCATATTGAATGGAAGCCTTCACAGCCTCTGTTTCAAGAGTGATTCTTTCATCAGAGAACAACATAAAGTGATAGATCAAGATCTTAGAAGCTTCTGTTAAAGCATTCTGAGGTGTAATTGACCCATCAGTTTCGATATCCAATACTAATTTTTCGTAGTCTGTTTTTTGCTCTACACGGTAATTTTCTATACTGTACTGTACTTTTTTTATCGGAGTAAAGATAGAATCAATAGCAATAGTTCCTATAGGAGCATTGTTTGACTTATTCTGATCAGAAGGAACATAACCTCTACCTTTTTCAATATTAAAAGTAATTTCAAATGTTACATCTTTTGCTAAAGTCGCAATTAACAAGTCTGGGTTAAGAATCTCGAAATTCACTATCGAGTCTCCAAGATCGCCAGCAGTCACTACATCCTTTCCAGAGATCTTTGCAGTTACCTGCTCACTTCCCGGATTTTCAGTTTTAGCTTTTAGACGCAATTGTTTAAGATTAAGAATGATTTCCGTAACATCTTCAATCACTCCCGGTATAGTTGAAAATTCGTGCTCTACGCCTTCTATTTTGATAGATGAAATAGCATATCCTTCCAGAGAAGAAAGTAAAACTCTTCTCAATGCATTACCGATTGTAAGCCCGAAACCTGGTTCTAAAGGTCTGAATTCGAATTGTCCTTTAAAATCTGTCGAGTTTAACAGGATTACTTTATCGGGTTTTATAAATGTTAAAATTGCCATAGTCTGGTTGAGCAAAAATTTGAAAAAATTATTATTTAGAGTATAATTCGACGATCAACTGTTCCTTGATGTCTTCAGGAATCTGAATTCTCTCAGGTGCTCTTGTGAAAGTACCAGTTTTTTTCTCGTCATTGAATTGCAACCACTCATAATTTGCTTTTGAAGCCAAAGCATCAGAAATCACCTCCAGAGATTTAGATTTTTCTCTTACAGCAATCTCGTCACCAGCTTTCAGCAGATAAGAAGGAATGTTTACCAGCTCTCCGTTCACAGTGATGTGTCTGTGAGAAACCAATTGTCTAGCAGCAGCTCTTGTTTTAGCAAAGCCTAATCTGTAAACTACATTATCCAATCTTGATTCGCAAAGCTGAAGAAGAACCTCACCAGTTACTCCTTTGCTTCTGTGTGCTTTATCAAAAAGGTTAGCAAATTGTCTCTCTAAAATACCATATGTGTACTTCGCTTTTTGCTTTTCAGCAAGCTGAGTAGCGTATTCAGATTTTTTCGCACCTCTTCTTTTGTTAGGACCGTGTTGTCCTGGTGGTTGATTTTTTCTTTTCTCGAAGTTTTTATCGTCTCCGTAAATTGCCTGACCAAATTTTCTAGCAATTTTTGTTTTAGGTCCAATATATCTTGCCATTGTTTTAAGATTTGAGGATTAAAAGATTATACTCTTCTTCTTTTAGGTGGTCTACATCCGTTGTGTGGCATAGGTGTCACGTCAACGATTTCGCTTACTTCTATACCTGAGTTGTGTAGTGTTCTGATTGCAGATTCTCTACCAGCTCCAGGACCTTTTACAAACACCTTAACTCTTCTAAGACCAGCTTCGAAAGCTACCTGAGAACAGTTTTCTGCAGCCATTTGAGCTGCGAATGGAGTATTCTTTTTAGAACCTCTGAAACCCATTTTACCGGCAGATGCCCAAGAGATAACCTCTCCGTTTTTATTTGTTAAAGAAATGATGATGTTATTGAACGAAGCCTGAATATGAGCTTCACCAATAGCCTCAACCTTTACTTTTCTTTTTTTAACAACTTTAGTTTGTTTTGCCATAATTAATTCTAACGATTATTTACTTGCCTTTTTCTTGTTAGCAACAGTTTTTCTCTTTCCTTTACGGGTTCTAGAATTGTTTTTCGTTCTTTGGCCTCTTAAAGGTAATCCCAGTCTGTGACGTATTCCTCGTTGGCATCCTATGTCCATCAGTCGCTTGATGTTCAATTGCACTTCAGATCTAAGCTCACCTTCTACTTTGATGTTTTCAGTGATGTAATTTCTGATTGCAGCCAATTCATCGTCATTCCATTCGTTGACTTTCTTGTCTTCGCTGATTCCAGCGTTTTTCAAAATTTCTGAAGCTGTGCTCTTACCAATACCGTAGATATAAGTAAGTCCAATAACGCCTCTTTTGTTCTTTGGTAAATCAATACCTGAAATTCTCGCCATAATTTAATCGGTTCTTAACCTTGTCTTTGTTTAAATTTAGGGTTCTTCTTGTTAATTACGAAAAGTACA is from Epilithonimonas vandammei and encodes:
- a CDS encoding T9SS type A sorting domain-containing protein, with amino-acid sequence MMKKRFTSILVLGSAVLFSQQVSWQRDIASSTQDLLTTMTSTIDRQILLSGSSILTPALSNGEGANHTNNGYQYHILKLDQQGQQVWEKYFGGSRHDYLMSTVATQEGGFAILGTSFSNQSGDKKDNNLGGSDVWMLRLDENGEELWQKTFGTRSNDEASAIVQSTDQGFFVAGSFVSAPGSKAFGSKDVFVSKLDKDGQLKQTTILGGASVDEVTDMIATPDGGAVVLIYSTSSSVQSKMYDVQSMVQFGSSDEIKNQKPTAINLQPKTEDSFGAGDFWIVKLDKNANVEWQKSYGGSGDDRPKSVAYTDTGYLVAGETTSQSSGNKRDNTKEGTDLWLINLDQSGNEIWQKSYSFGNRDVAMSLDVIRKTNKENFSEDRGFLIGGYTQAEEKVKKDDEKFWMLYIDQNGKEEWRQYVEGKEKKNEERLVSAKLQNDGTFLLAGTSAEQLGQENWKVLKLGDKQLDDLVENKDIRIYPNPVKDFAYVEISELERESVGEMEIVLTDMSGRQVQTLKTKNKVTKINTSKLPQGVYVLTAVTGEKKLNAKIVKK
- the rpsK gene encoding 30S ribosomal protein S11; this encodes MAKQTKVVKKRKVKVEAIGEAHIQASFNNIIISLTNKNGEVISWASAGKMGFRGSKKNTPFAAQMAAENCSQVAFEAGLRRVKVFVKGPGAGRESAIRTLHNSGIEVSEIVDVTPMPHNGCRPPKRRRV
- the rpsD gene encoding 30S ribosomal protein S4, whose amino-acid sequence is MARYIGPKTKIARKFGQAIYGDDKNFEKRKNQPPGQHGPNKRRGAKKSEYATQLAEKQKAKYTYGILERQFANLFDKAHRSKGVTGEVLLQLCESRLDNVVYRLGFAKTRAAARQLVSHRHITVNGELVNIPSYLLKAGDEIAVREKSKSLEVISDALASKANYEWLQFNDEKKTGTFTRAPERIQIPEDIKEQLIVELYSK
- a CDS encoding DNA-directed RNA polymerase subunit alpha — protein: MAILTFIKPDKVILLNSTDFKGQFEFRPLEPGFGLTIGNALRRVLLSSLEGYAISSIKIEGVEHEFSTIPGVIEDVTEIILNLKQLRLKAKTENPGSEQVTAKISGKDVVTAGDLGDSIVNFEILNPDLLIATLAKDVTFEITFNIEKGRGYVPSDQNKSNNAPIGTIAIDSIFTPIKKVQYSIENYRVEQKTDYEKLVLDIETDGSITPQNALTEASKILIYHFMLFSDERITLETEAVKASIQYDEETLHTRQLLKSKLADMDLSVRALNCLKAAEVETLGELVSFSKSDLMKFRNFGKKSLTELEELVHSKGLNFGFDVAKYKLDADK
- the rpsM gene encoding 30S ribosomal protein S13; protein product: MARISGIDLPKNKRGVIGLTYIYGIGKSTASEILKNAGISEDKKVNEWNDDELAAIRNYITENIKVEGELRSEVQLNIKRLMDIGCQRGIRHRLGLPLRGQRTKNNSRTRKGKRKTVANKKKASK
- the rplQ gene encoding 50S ribosomal protein L17; the encoded protein is MRHGKKINHLGRTAPHRKAMLSNMACSLIEHKRINTTVAKAKALRVYVEPILTKAKEDTTHNRRIVFSYLQSKEAVTELFRTVAPKIAERNGGYTRIIKTGFRPGDAADTALIELVDFNEIYNPNEAEKKTTRRSRRSTAKKETAPVAETAEAKVEETPAAETSTEEKTEE